One window from the genome of Hippoglossus hippoglossus isolate fHipHip1 chromosome 6, fHipHip1.pri, whole genome shotgun sequence encodes:
- the far1 gene encoding fatty acyl-CoA reductase 1 isoform X1, giving the protein MVNIPDYFAGKNVLITGATGFMGKVLLEKLLRSCPEVKTVYVMVRSKAGQCPKARIADMVNCKLFERLKDEQPDFAVKIVAVSSDLTLPELDLSKEDQSVLAENVNIIFHCAATIRFNEPLKDAMQLNVLATQKMLALAHRMKQLEIFLHVSTAYANCDRELIEEVVYTPPVDYRRLIDTLDWMDDELVSTLTPKLIGERPNTYTYTKALAEYMVQQEAGDLNVAIVRPSIVGASWKEPFPGWIDNFNGPSGIFIAAGKGILRTMRASNDAVADLVPVDVVINATLAAAWYSGSQRPKNIMVYNCTTGGINPFRWGEVEYHVISTFKRNPLEQAFRRPHVNLTSNHLINQYWIAVSHKAPAFLYDLYLRLMGREPRMMKTITRLHKAMMVLEYFTSHSWVWNNDNVGMLLTQMSPEDKKMFNFDVRQLHWAEYMENYCMGTKKYVLNEELSGLPAARKHLNKLRNIRYTFNTVLVVLIWRVFIARSQMARNIWYFVVSLCFKFLSYFRASSTMR; this is encoded by the exons ATGGTGAACATCCCAGATTACTTTGCGGGGAAAAATGTGCTGATCACTGGAGCAACTGGCTTCATGGGCAAG gtgctgctggagaagCTGCTGAGGTCATGCCCAGAGGTCAAAACTGTGTATGTGATGGTCAGGTCAAAAGCGGGCCAGTGTCCCAAGGCCCGCATCGCTGACATGGTCAACTGCAAG TTGTTTGAAAGGTTAAAAGACGAGCAGCCGGACTTCGCGGTGAAGATCGTTGCGGTGAGCAGTGACCTCACGCTGCCGGAGCTGGATCTGAGCAAAGAGGATCAGAGCGTCCTGGCTGAGAACGTCAACATCATCTTCCACTGTGCCGCCACCATCCGCTTCAATGAGCCGCTCAA AGATGCGATGCAGCTGAACGTCCTGGCCACGCAGAAGATGCTGGCGCTGGCCCACAGGATGAAGCAGCTGGAGATCTTCCTCCACGTCTCCACGGCCTACGCCAACTGTGACCGAGAGCTCATCGAGGAAGTCGTCTACACTCCACCCGTCGACTACCGGAGACTCATCGATACTCTGGA ctGGATGGATGATGAACTGGTTTCCACGCTGACTCCCAAGCTGATCGGAGAACGTCCCAACACTTACACCTACACCAAAGCCTTGGCTGAGTATATGgtgcagcaggaggccggagaCCTGAACGTAGCCATCGTCAGACCCTCCATAGTCGGAGCCAGCTGGAAGGAGCCTTTTCCA GGTTGGATTGATAACTTCAATGGGCCCAGTGGGATATTCATCGCA GCTGGTAAAGGGATCCTCCGTACGATGAGGGCGTCCAACGATGCTGTGGCCGATCTGGTGCCTGTAGACGTGGTCATCAACGCCACGCTGGCTGCAGCTTGGTACTCTGGATCACAAAG GCCTAAAAACATCATGGTGTACAACTGCACGACTGGCGGGATCAACCCGTTTCGCTGGGGGGAAGTCG AGTACCATGTAATATCCACTTTCAAGAGGAACCCCCTCGAGCAGGCCTTCCGTCGGCCACATGTTAATCTCACATCCAATCACCTAATCAATCAGTACTGGATCGCCGTGAGCCACAAGGCTCCGGCGTTCCTCTATGATCTGTATCTCAGGCTGATGGGACGAGAGCCCAG GATGATGAAGACGATCACCCGCCTCCACAAAGCCATGATGGTGTTGGAGTATTTCACCAGTCACTCCTGGGTGTGGAACAACGACAACGTGGGCATGCTGTTGACCCAGATGAGCCCCGAGGATAAGAAG ATGTTCAACTTTGACGTGCGGCAGCTGCATTGGGCGGAATACATGGAAAACTACTGCATGGGCACCAAGAAATACGTCCTGAACGAGGAGCTGTCGGGTCTTCCTGCTGCTCGCAAACACCTGAACAA GCTCAGGAACATCCGCTACACCTTCAACACCGTCCTGGTGGTGCTCATCTGGCGCGTGTTCATCGCCCGCTCCCAGATGGCCCGAAACATCTGGTACTTTGTGGTGAGCCTCTGCTTCAAATTCCTCTCCTACTTCAGAGCCTCCTCCACCATGAGATAG
- the far1 gene encoding fatty acyl-CoA reductase 1 isoform X2, producing the protein MVNIPDYFAGKNVLITGATGFMGKVLLEKLLRSCPEVKTVYVMVRSKAGQCPKARIADMVNCKLFERLKDEQPDFAVKIVAVSSDLTLPELDLSKEDQSVLAENVNIIFHCAATIRFNEPLKDAMQLNVLATQKMLALAHRMKQLEIFLHVSTAYANCDRELIEEVVYTPPVDYRRLIDTLDWMDDELVSTLTPKLIGERPNTYTYTKALAEYMVQQEAGDLNVAIVRPSIVGASWKEPFPGWIDNFNGPSGIFIAAGKGILRTMRASNDAVADLVPVDVVINATLAAAWYSGSQRPKNIMVYNCTTGGINPFRWGEVEYCINMTFKTNPLEQAFRRPNVNLRSNPFTNQYWTTVSHTLPALLYDGYLRLTGRKPRMMKTITRLHKAMMVLEYFTSHSWVWNNDNVGMLLTQMSPEDKKMFNFDVRQLHWAEYMENYCMGTKKYVLNEELSGLPAARKHLNKLRNIRYTFNTVLVVLIWRVFIARSQMARNIWYFVVSLCFKFLSYFRASSTMR; encoded by the exons ATGGTGAACATCCCAGATTACTTTGCGGGGAAAAATGTGCTGATCACTGGAGCAACTGGCTTCATGGGCAAG gtgctgctggagaagCTGCTGAGGTCATGCCCAGAGGTCAAAACTGTGTATGTGATGGTCAGGTCAAAAGCGGGCCAGTGTCCCAAGGCCCGCATCGCTGACATGGTCAACTGCAAG TTGTTTGAAAGGTTAAAAGACGAGCAGCCGGACTTCGCGGTGAAGATCGTTGCGGTGAGCAGTGACCTCACGCTGCCGGAGCTGGATCTGAGCAAAGAGGATCAGAGCGTCCTGGCTGAGAACGTCAACATCATCTTCCACTGTGCCGCCACCATCCGCTTCAATGAGCCGCTCAA AGATGCGATGCAGCTGAACGTCCTGGCCACGCAGAAGATGCTGGCGCTGGCCCACAGGATGAAGCAGCTGGAGATCTTCCTCCACGTCTCCACGGCCTACGCCAACTGTGACCGAGAGCTCATCGAGGAAGTCGTCTACACTCCACCCGTCGACTACCGGAGACTCATCGATACTCTGGA ctGGATGGATGATGAACTGGTTTCCACGCTGACTCCCAAGCTGATCGGAGAACGTCCCAACACTTACACCTACACCAAAGCCTTGGCTGAGTATATGgtgcagcaggaggccggagaCCTGAACGTAGCCATCGTCAGACCCTCCATAGTCGGAGCCAGCTGGAAGGAGCCTTTTCCA GGTTGGATTGATAACTTCAATGGGCCCAGTGGGATATTCATCGCA GCTGGTAAAGGGATCCTCCGTACGATGAGGGCGTCCAACGATGCTGTGGCCGATCTGGTGCCTGTAGACGTGGTCATCAACGCCACGCTGGCTGCAGCTTGGTACTCTGGATCACAAAG GCCTAAAAACATCATGGTGTACAACTGCACGACTGGCGGGATCAACCCGTTTCGCTGGGGGGAAGTCG AGTACTGTATAAACATGACCTTCAAGACCAATCCCTTAGAGCAGGCCTTCAGAAGGCCCAATGTCAATCTGCGCTCCAACCCCTTTACTAATCAGTACTGGACCACTGTCAGCCACACGCTGCCAGCCCTGCTCTATGATGGCTATCTCAGGTTGACAGGCCGCAAGCCCCG GATGATGAAGACGATCACCCGCCTCCACAAAGCCATGATGGTGTTGGAGTATTTCACCAGTCACTCCTGGGTGTGGAACAACGACAACGTGGGCATGCTGTTGACCCAGATGAGCCCCGAGGATAAGAAG ATGTTCAACTTTGACGTGCGGCAGCTGCATTGGGCGGAATACATGGAAAACTACTGCATGGGCACCAAGAAATACGTCCTGAACGAGGAGCTGTCGGGTCTTCCTGCTGCTCGCAAACACCTGAACAA GCTCAGGAACATCCGCTACACCTTCAACACCGTCCTGGTGGTGCTCATCTGGCGCGTGTTCATCGCCCGCTCCCAGATGGCCCGAAACATCTGGTACTTTGTGGTGAGCCTCTGCTTCAAATTCCTCTCCTACTTCAGAGCCTCCTCCACCATGAGATAG
- the dkk3b gene encoding dickkopf-related protein 3b isoform X2 yields the protein MSGIMLLLSVSVSLCLLRGTGGSARSEAVILRDALERGPASLNDMFREVEELMEDTQHILEEAVDQITTESAKSSLTSPDLRLRTDKETNNKTGETRLSHVHVEVSGPWNSVDHECMVDEDCGDLRYCLYEIQNSRCLPCIPTDMPCIKDEECCSDQMCVWGQCTVNATRGTEGTICQGQSDCRTDLCCAFQRELLFPVCNPHPGKGESCLNYPNLLMDMLAWDEEVPRDHCPCADHLQCQPHGRGSVCGV from the exons aTGTCCGGTATCATGCTGTTGCTGTCGgtgtctgtgagtctgtgtttgctGCGGGGAACCGGCGGCTCGGCCCGGAGCGAGGCGGTGATCCTGCGGGACGCGCTGGAGCGAGGCCCGGCCAGTCTGAACGACATGTTCcgagaggtggaggagctgatggAGGACACCCAGCACATACTGGAGGAGGCAGTGGACCAG ATAACTACTGAGAGTGCCAAATCGTCTCTAACGTCACCAGACCTGCGTCTC AGGACGGACAAG GAAACtaacaataaaacaggagaGACTCGTCTCTCACACGTGCATGTGGAGGTGTCTGGTCCATGGAATAGTGTGGATCAC GAATGCATGGTGGATGAGGACTGTGGCGACCTGAGATACTGTCTGTATGAGATCCAGAACTCCAGGTGCCTCCCCTGCATTCCAACTGATATG CCGTGCATTAAGGATGAGGAGTGCTGCTCAgaccagatgtgtgtgtggggccaGTGCACGGTCAACGCCACCAGAGGAACAGAGGGAACGATCTGTCAGGGTCAGAGCGACTGCAGGACGGATCTGTGCTGTGCCTTCCAACGAG AGCTGCTGTTTCCAGTGTGTAACCCCCACCCAGGGAAGGGGGAGTCCTGCCTGAACTACCCCAACCTGCTGATGGACATGCTGGCCTGGGACGAGGAGGTGCCCCGCGACCACTGCCCCTGTGCCGACCACCTCCAGTGCCAACCTCATGG ACGTGGATCTGTTTGTGGGGTGTAg
- the dkk3b gene encoding dickkopf-related protein 3b isoform X1 — protein MSGIMLLLSVSVSLCLLRGTGGSARSEAVILRDALERGPASLNDMFREVEELMEDTQHILEEAVDQITTESAKSSLTSPDLRLSLHNGTQRTVLERTDKETNNKTGETRLSHVHVEVSGPWNSVDHECMVDEDCGDLRYCLYEIQNSRCLPCIPTDMPCIKDEECCSDQMCVWGQCTVNATRGTEGTICQGQSDCRTDLCCAFQRELLFPVCNPHPGKGESCLNYPNLLMDMLAWDEEVPRDHCPCADHLQCQPHGRGSVCGV, from the exons aTGTCCGGTATCATGCTGTTGCTGTCGgtgtctgtgagtctgtgtttgctGCGGGGAACCGGCGGCTCGGCCCGGAGCGAGGCGGTGATCCTGCGGGACGCGCTGGAGCGAGGCCCGGCCAGTCTGAACGACATGTTCcgagaggtggaggagctgatggAGGACACCCAGCACATACTGGAGGAGGCAGTGGACCAG ATAACTACTGAGAGTGCCAAATCGTCTCTAACGTCACCAGACCTGCGTCTCAGCCTCCACAACGGGACTCAGAGGACTGTCCTGGAGAGGACGGACAAG GAAACtaacaataaaacaggagaGACTCGTCTCTCACACGTGCATGTGGAGGTGTCTGGTCCATGGAATAGTGTGGATCAC GAATGCATGGTGGATGAGGACTGTGGCGACCTGAGATACTGTCTGTATGAGATCCAGAACTCCAGGTGCCTCCCCTGCATTCCAACTGATATG CCGTGCATTAAGGATGAGGAGTGCTGCTCAgaccagatgtgtgtgtggggccaGTGCACGGTCAACGCCACCAGAGGAACAGAGGGAACGATCTGTCAGGGTCAGAGCGACTGCAGGACGGATCTGTGCTGTGCCTTCCAACGAG AGCTGCTGTTTCCAGTGTGTAACCCCCACCCAGGGAAGGGGGAGTCCTGCCTGAACTACCCCAACCTGCTGATGGACATGCTGGCCTGGGACGAGGAGGTGCCCCGCGACCACTGCCCCTGTGCCGACCACCTCCAGTGCCAACCTCATGG ACGTGGATCTGTTTGTGGGGTGTAg